The Besnoitia besnoiti strain Bb-Ger1 chromosome Unknown contig00014, whole genome shotgun sequence genome contains a region encoding:
- a CDS encoding uracil-DNA glycosylase (encoded by transcript BESB_025430), producing MDGRVTSFACDTPRGIQLKENVPLNAMGTGGTSCDSGTADSLLSVQQSVTVEQSVTTTAGDRVPVPGKVAPERPTEKKLNSGRDHPGPTLLPSKKRSGESLCLANNKRPVPGSGHTFSGIEKRTCRSTTLTSFFLPRQKVAGTERTPGAGLSPATCSRQGEPVCKTRLSQTETALAGNSPEDRTSTQQGCGNVSAALSTSSPGDLFVDPDGEMRPVADAEAVWRQTLGDSWFEALKDELRLPYFRNCMQFVRRERQKYRVYPPHHLVFNAFKTTPLDTVKVVVVGQDPYHQPRQAMGLSFSVPRGVPLPPSLKNIFKEIARNYPELKVVDPLTNKISGAVQGDLTVWASQGVFLLNSLLTVRESTPMSHRDAGWDRFTTKVIDVINTRRQGIVFLLWGKPAQKKSAGVSRVRHRILEAGHPSPLSVRFFQGCQHFSKCNELLRGMGKEEISFAPSS from the exons ATGGACGGTCGCGTGACCTCTTTCGCGTGTGACACTCCGCGTGGGATTCAGCTTAAGGAAAACGTCCCGCTAAACGCTATGGGCACAGGCGGCACGTCTTGTGATTCTGGAACGGCAGACTCTCTTCTGAGCGTACAACAGTCGGTAACTGTGGAACAGTCGGTCACCACCACTGCAGGTGACAGGGTGCCAGTCCCTGGCAAGGTAGCACCTGAACGTCCTACGGAGAAAAAACTGAACAGCGGCCGTGATCATCCGGGACCGACACTGCTGCCTTCAAAAAAACGGAGTGGGGAGTCTCTCTGCTTGGCGAACAACAAGCGACCGGTGCCAGGATCCGGGCACACGTTTTCAGGAATAGAGAAGCGAACATGTCGTTCGACTACGCTCACTTCGTTTTTCCTTCCACGGCAGAAAGTTGCTGGGACAGAGCGGACGCCAGGCGCTGGTCTGTCGCCAGCCACCTGCAGCCGCCAAGGGGAACCCGTGTGTAAAACTCGTCTTTCACAGACTGAGACCGCGCTTGCAGGAAACAGTCCGGAGGACCGTACCTCGACCCAGCAAGGCTGCGGGAATGTGTCTGCGGCCCTTTCCACATCGTCGCCCGGTGATCTCTTTGTTGATCCCGACGGGGAAATGAGACCTGTTGCAGATGCTGAAGCGGTGTGGCGCCAGACGCTTGGAGACTCCTG GTTTGAGGCTCTGAAAGACGAGTTGCGGTTGCCATACTTCCGCAATTGCATGCAGTTTGTGCGCCGGGAGCGTCAAAAGTACCGGGTGTATCCGCCTCACCACTTGGTCTTCAACGCCTTCAAAACGACCCC GCTCGACACCGTGAAAGTTGTTGTCGTAGGGCAAGACCCTTATCATCAGCCGCGGCAAGCGATG GGCCTTTCCTTCTCAGTGCCGCGTGGCGTTCCCTTGCCACCTAGTCTGAAGAATATCTTCAAGGAAATTG CTCGCAACTATCCGGAGCTCAAGGTGGTGGATCCCCTCACAAATAAGATCTCAGGGGCAGTTCAGGGGGACCTGACAGTCTGGGCGTCTCAGGGCGTGTTCCTGCTTAATTCTCTTCTTACGGTTCGAGAGAGTACCCCGATGTCTCACCGAGATGCG GGCTGGGACCGATTTACAACCAAGGTGATTGACGTGATCAATACGCGGCGCCAAGGGATTGTCTTCCTTCTGTGGG GCAAACCGGCGCAGAAAAAGTCTGCAGGTGTGAGCCGCGTTCGCCACCGAATCTTAGAAGCCGGGCACCCATCTCCTCTTTCGGTTCGATTCTTCCAGG GATGTCAGCATTTTTCGAAATGCAACGAGCTACTGAGAGGAATGGGCAAAGAAGAAATATCTTTTGCTCCTTCTTCGTGA
- a CDS encoding CMGC kinase, CK2 family (encoded by transcript BESB_025440) yields the protein MASQQKIGEYEIERVVGSGSFGKAVLVKDKNGHKSIMKLINTTRMTPQEIEEAKNEVQVLTKLVESPFTVSYKGAFTSTYLRVPHLCIVMEYCAGGDLGKLIKDRKKQAKPFSEITLRTWLLQLTLALHFMHKHKILHRDLKPANVFLDRDNYIRVGDLGLSKILEFTLQQVRTQCGTPAFMAPELCQGKPYQTPADIWALGCIMVEAATFELPFRGMTFPELNRNICHAPAPKLPARYSLDLRTICESMLNKDPKKRPTTEDILSSPAIRAEYHAYKAKHVHA from the exons ATGGCATCTCAACAGAAGATCGGCGAGTATGAGATTGAACGAGTTGTGGGCAGCGGCTCCTTTGGAAAGGCAGTCCTTGTGAAAGACAAAAATGGACACAA GTCGATAATGAAATTGATCAATACAACGCGGATGACTCCGCAGGAAATTGAAGAAGCCAAAAATGAGGTTCAA GTTCTTACGAAGCTCGTTGAGTCCCCGTTCACTGTGTCTTACAAGGGTGCTTTTACTTCCACATACCTCCGCGTTCCGCATCTTTGCATCGTCATGGAATACTGTGCAG GGGGAGATCTCGGAAAGCTCATTAAAGACAGGAAAAAACAGGCCAAGCCGTTCAGCGAGATAACCCTCCGGACGTGGCTTTTACAACTTACTCTCGCGCTTCACTTCATGCACAAGCATAAGATTCTACATCGTG ATCTCAAACCCGCAAACGTGTTCCTCGATCGAGACAACTACATTCGAGTCGGTGATCTGGGACTGTCAAAAATTCTTGAGTTCACGCTCCAGCAAGTCCGGACGCAGTGTGGGACTCCGGCGTTCATGGCCCCAGAACTCTGTCAG GGCAAGCCGTACCAGACCCCAGCCGATATTTGGGCTCTGGGTTGCATAATGGTGGAAGCTGCTACGTTTGAACTACCGTTCCGAGGCATGACGTTTCCTGAACTCAATAGGAACATCTGCCACGCGCCA GCACCAAAACTTCCTGCGCGATACTCTCTTGATCTGCGAACCATCTGCGAGTCTATGTTGAACAAGGACCCGAAGAAAAGGCCAACAACGGAGGATATCCTGAGCTCGCCAGCAATAAGG GCCGAGTATCACGCATACAAGGCGAAGCATGTTCACGCGTGA